One region of Oryza glaberrima chromosome 7, OglaRS2, whole genome shotgun sequence genomic DNA includes:
- the LOC127780130 gene encoding uncharacterized protein LOC127780130: protein MASQIESHRSGAEIVSGDAICRNKSIELLEELGLPKGLLPLEDIEEFGYNRDTGFMWLVQRKKKIEHTFKKIKQTVSYAGEVTAFVEKGKLKKIAGVKTKELMLWLSVVEVYIAETSPEKVTFKTGTGLSDTFDAAAFALGE, encoded by the coding sequence ATGGCATCTCAAATTGAGAGCCACCGCTCCGGCGCGGAGATCGTCAGTGGAGATGCCATCTGCAGGAACAAGTCCATTGAGCTGCTGGAAGAGCTGGGCCTCCCCAAGGGCCTCCTGCCATTGGAGGACATCGAGGAGTTCGGCTACAACCGGGACACTGGGTTCATGTGGCTGgtgcagaggaagaagaagatcgaGCACACCTTCAAGAAGATCAAGCAGACCGTCTCCTACGCCGGCGAGGTCACGGCGTTCGTCGAGAAGGGGAAGCTGAAGAAGATCGCCGGCGTGAAGACCAAGGAGCTGATGCTCTGGCTCAGCGTCGTCGAGGTCTACATCGCCGagacctcgccggagaaggtCACCTTCAAGACGGGAACCGGGCTCTCTGACACCTTCGATGCTGCCGCTTTCGCGCTTGGAGAGTAA
- the LOC127779865 gene encoding uncharacterized protein LOC127779865 isoform X1, whose protein sequence is MSSCDCTRLSSTRGPHSRRLSCPPPPSFLSTPPQLQIPKPSLRPPATATASMAASAPELMDDMTYEILLRIPPDDPAFLVRASLVCKRWHQLLTDPAFLRRYRAFHRTPPMLGFIHNVDHSSNSSYIPRFVATTSPSPFYPDFPPPSIEFPTYWWALDCRHGRLLLQLFNPIDLMVWDPTTGDHRIFPQPPYLDFYCTGAVLCATRGCRHVDCHGGPYLVVFVGTGEDDHSWACVYSSETGEWSSQASIAFDSYVEMLPGLLVQDTLYFRCERGKRILGYDIGRHELSEIDPPPLGHEVGILMESGYGGLGFATVEDCSILLWSRYVGDDGIEEWKKSWVIGLDFLNPVGNPSLSWELAGFAERVHTIFISSEIGVFTIELKSGQVKKLCKEGYYTVVPYMSFYTSVVYFQILLYGGRRNQLKTEVQ, encoded by the exons ATGAGCAGCTGTGATTGTACACGACTCTCATCGACTCGTGGGCCCCACTCGAGACGGTTGTCTTGTCCACCACCGCCTTCCTTCCTCTCGACCCCACCCCAACTCCAAATTCCCAAACCCTCGCTCCggcctccggcgacggcgacggcgagcatggcggcgtcggcgccggagtTGATGGACGACATGACCTACGAGATCCTCCTCCGCATCCCGCCCGACGATCCCGCGTTCCTCGTCCGCGCCTCCCTCGTCTGCAAGCGCTGGCATCAACTCCTCACCGACcccgccttcctccgccgctaccGCGCATTCCACCGAACACCTCCCATGCTCGGCTTCATCCACAACGTTGACCACAGCAGCAACAGCTCCTACATCCCCCGCttcgtcgccaccacctccccctcTCCATTCTACCCCGATTTCCCTCCACCGAGCATCGAGTTCCCCACCTACTGGTGGGCGCTCGattgccgccatggccgcctcctcctccaactcttcAATCCCATCGACCTCATGGTCTGGGACCCAACCACCGGCGACCACCGCATCTTCCCTCAGCCCCCGTACCTGGACTTCTACTGCACTGGGGCCGTGCTGTGCGCTACACGCGGCTGCCGCCATGTTGACTGCCATGGAGGCCCCTACCTCGTCGTCTTCGTGGGCACAGGAGAGGATGACCACTCATGGGCGTGCGTGTACTCGTCGGAGACTGGAGAGTGGAGCTCGCAGGCCTCCATTGCGTTCGATTCCTATGTTGAGATGTTGCCCGGCCTCCTCGTCCAAGACACGCTCTACTTCAGATGTGAGCGTGGCAAGAGGATTCTGGGGTATGACATTGGCAGGCATGAGCTCTCGGAGATCGACCCGCCGCCATTGGGGCATGAGGTTGGCATCCTCATGGAATCAGGATATGGTGGGCTGGGATTTGCTACTGTGGAAGATTGCAGCATCCTACTGTGGTCGCGGTATGTGGGTGATGATGGCATTGAGGAATGGAAAAAATCCTGGGTAATTGGGTTGGACTTTCTGAATCCAGTGGGTAACCCGTCGTTGTCGTGGGAACTGGCCGGTTTCGCCGAACGCGTGCATACCATTTTCATCTCATCAGAGATTGGTGTGTTCACAATTGAGCTCAAATCAGGCCAAGTGAAGAAGCTGTGTAAGGAGGGCTACTATACCGTCGTCCCCTACATGAGCTTTTACACTTCAG TTGTGTATTTTCAGATATTGCTATATGGAGGCCGGAGGAACCAGCTGAAGACTGAAGTGCAGTGA
- the LOC127779865 gene encoding uncharacterized protein LOC127779865 isoform X2: protein MSSCDCTRLSSTRGPHSRRLSCPPPPSFLSTPPQLQIPKPSLRPPATATASMAASAPELMDDMTYEILLRIPPDDPAFLVRASLVCKRWHQLLTDPAFLRRYRAFHRTPPMLGFIHNVDHSSNSSYIPRFVATTSPSPFYPDFPPPSIEFPTYWWALDCRHGRLLLQLFNPIDLMVWDPTTGDHRIFPQPPYLDFYCTGAVLCATRGCRHVDCHGGPYLVVFVGTGEDDHSWACVYSSETGEWSSQASIAFDSYVEMLPGLLVQDTLYFRCERGKRILGYDIGRHELSEIDPPPLGHEVGILMESGYGGLGFATVEDCSILLWSRYVGDDGIEEWKKSWVIGLDFLNPVGNPSLSWELAGFAERVHTIFISSEIGVFTIELKSGQVKKLCKEGYYTVVPYMSFYTSDIAIWRPEEPAED, encoded by the exons ATGAGCAGCTGTGATTGTACACGACTCTCATCGACTCGTGGGCCCCACTCGAGACGGTTGTCTTGTCCACCACCGCCTTCCTTCCTCTCGACCCCACCCCAACTCCAAATTCCCAAACCCTCGCTCCggcctccggcgacggcgacggcgagcatggcggcgtcggcgccggagtTGATGGACGACATGACCTACGAGATCCTCCTCCGCATCCCGCCCGACGATCCCGCGTTCCTCGTCCGCGCCTCCCTCGTCTGCAAGCGCTGGCATCAACTCCTCACCGACcccgccttcctccgccgctaccGCGCATTCCACCGAACACCTCCCATGCTCGGCTTCATCCACAACGTTGACCACAGCAGCAACAGCTCCTACATCCCCCGCttcgtcgccaccacctccccctcTCCATTCTACCCCGATTTCCCTCCACCGAGCATCGAGTTCCCCACCTACTGGTGGGCGCTCGattgccgccatggccgcctcctcctccaactcttcAATCCCATCGACCTCATGGTCTGGGACCCAACCACCGGCGACCACCGCATCTTCCCTCAGCCCCCGTACCTGGACTTCTACTGCACTGGGGCCGTGCTGTGCGCTACACGCGGCTGCCGCCATGTTGACTGCCATGGAGGCCCCTACCTCGTCGTCTTCGTGGGCACAGGAGAGGATGACCACTCATGGGCGTGCGTGTACTCGTCGGAGACTGGAGAGTGGAGCTCGCAGGCCTCCATTGCGTTCGATTCCTATGTTGAGATGTTGCCCGGCCTCCTCGTCCAAGACACGCTCTACTTCAGATGTGAGCGTGGCAAGAGGATTCTGGGGTATGACATTGGCAGGCATGAGCTCTCGGAGATCGACCCGCCGCCATTGGGGCATGAGGTTGGCATCCTCATGGAATCAGGATATGGTGGGCTGGGATTTGCTACTGTGGAAGATTGCAGCATCCTACTGTGGTCGCGGTATGTGGGTGATGATGGCATTGAGGAATGGAAAAAATCCTGGGTAATTGGGTTGGACTTTCTGAATCCAGTGGGTAACCCGTCGTTGTCGTGGGAACTGGCCGGTTTCGCCGAACGCGTGCATACCATTTTCATCTCATCAGAGATTGGTGTGTTCACAATTGAGCTCAAATCAGGCCAAGTGAAGAAGCTGTGTAAGGAGGGCTACTATACCGTCGTCCCCTACATGAGCTTTTACACTTCAG ATATTGCTATATGGAGGCCGGAGGAACCAGCTGAAGACTGA
- the LOC127780527 gene encoding uncharacterized protein LOC127780527, translating to MASQIESHRASAEIVNGDAICRKKSIELLEELGLPKGLLPLEDIEEFGYNRDTGFMWMVQRKKKIEHTFKKIKQTVSYAGEVTAFVEKGKLKKITGVKTKELLLWLSVVEVYVAEASPEKVTFKTGTGLSDTFDATAFALGE from the coding sequence ATGGCATCTCAAATTGAGAGCCACCGTGCCAGCGCGGAGATCGTCAATGGAGATGCCATCTGCAGGAAGAAGTCCATTGAGCTGCTGGAAGAACTTGGCCTCCCCAAGGGCCTCCTGCCATTGGAGGACATCGAGGAGTTCGGCTACAACAGGGACACTGGATTCATGTGGATGgtgcagaggaagaagaagatcgaGCACACCTTCAAGAAGATCAAGCAGACCGTTTCCTACGCCGGCGAGGTCACGGCGTTCGTCGAGAAGGGGAAGCTGAAGAAGATCACCGGCGTGAAGACCAAGGAGCTGCTGCTCTGGCTCAGCGTCGTCGAGGTGTACGTCGCCGAGGCCTCGCCGGAGAAGGTCACCTTCAAGACTGGAACCGGGCTCTCTGATACCTTCGATGCCACTGCTTTTGCTCTCGGGGAGTAG
- the LOC127779449 gene encoding uncharacterized protein LOC127779449, whose protein sequence is MASQVESHRAGAEIVSGDGVSRKKSIELLEELGLPKGLLPLEDIEEFGYNKETGFMWLVQRKKKIEHTFKKIKQTVSYAGEVTAFVEKGKLKKIAGVKTKELLLWLSVVEVYVADASPEKVTFKTGTGLSDTFDATAFALGE, encoded by the coding sequence ATGGCATCACAGGTTGAGAGCCACCGTGCTGGCGCGGAGATCGTCAGTGGAGACGGCGTCAGCAGGAAGAAGTCCATCGAGCTGCTGGAGGAGCTCGGCCTCCCCAAGGGCCTCCTGCCATTGGAGGACATCGAGGAGTTTGGCTACAACAAGGAAACAGGATTCATGTGGCTGgtgcagaggaagaagaagatcgaGCACACCTTCAAGAAGATCAAGCAGACCGTCTCCTACGCCGGCGAGGTCACGGCGTTCGTCGAGAAGGGGAAGCTGAAGAAGATCGCCGGCGTGAAGACCAAGGAGCTGCTGCTCTGGCTCAGCGTCGTCGAGGTCTACGTCGCCGATGCCTCGCCGGAGAAGGTCACCTTCAAGACTGGAACTGGGCTCTCTGATACCTTCGATGCCACTGCTTTTGCTCTCGGGGAGTAA
- the LOC127779446 gene encoding uncharacterized protein LOC127779446 isoform X2 translates to MKFEVVWIQFVELVWIAIHTVSTCAHSALPSLIDSISSFRKDSICYCSVMESLSHDIIISSTNITSFVEVLQLRCLDINGHMVASLFRVLHTILKFLKHTDNELKEDFICISAHHILMVDWDLYYQLNVGEPLNLVKDSTFSLSDDLKQLGFLSSSLLQLLCSLLEQSDLEDNNGQDIYAKLVGVIPKLVAILPEHQDAPKSLSQYLKHKFLMIMMRLKPYIQKDCSYIVCCLKLLRQHFQDLLHEHIMQHIAKPENCLEGSPFLLSTVGLGETHDKSTRHLQRQAMYLFLSFCICLAHNGNDSALQCSCKRDDQMLGHKVLDCSDHCDCFALSEISDWFQRCFLDKIFGFKSSTDNALCFLQLYMEEDDMLFNVLLQLLDAPLISSKIDSMENRWASELIGGKLFSSIFDPVHVFHLLLLLLHYDHLVLVDYLISKDVGVHCAQYLLRCLRLVTQCWHSFTDDSIYEAKIEKLNFKRQKTFNDANSSSGSSIEGPKLGSACHKKSKNKHKLFLNAKACLLSLKRTLEDLHRKGLFPYNPKPLLKSLARFEELCEQD, encoded by the exons ATGAAGTTT GAGGTTGTTTGGATTCAATTTGTTGAGCTGGTCTGGATAGCTATACATACAGTATCAACATGCGCTCATAGTGCTTTACCTTCTTTAATTGACTCCATCAGCAGTTTCAGAAAAGACTCAATTTGCTATTGCTCTGTTATGGAAAGTCTAAGTCACGACATTATTATTTCAAGCACCAATATCACAAGCTTCGTGGAAGTACTTCAGCTACGGTGTCTTGATATCAATGGGCATATGGTGGCCAGTCTCTTTCGAGTACTGCACACTATTTTAAAGTTCCTTAAACACACTGATAATGAACTGAAAGAGGACTTCATTTGTATATCTGCTCATCATATTCTTATGGTTGATTGGGATTTGTATTATCAACTCAATGTTGGAGAACCTCTAAACCTTGTCAAGGATAGCACATTTAGCTTGAGTGATGATTTGAAACAGTTAGGATTTCTTTCAAGCAGTCTCCTCCAACTATTGTGCTCTTTACTTGAGCAAAGTGACCTGGAAGACAACAATGGACAAGATATCTATGCTAAGCTTGTAGGTGTAATTCCTAAGTTAGTGGCTATATTACCAGAGCATCAGGATGCCCCCAAAAGTCTCTCTCAGTACTTAAAGCACAAATTTCTG ATGATAATGATGCGGCTAAAGCCTTACATCCAGAAGGATTGCTCATATATTGTTTGCTGCCTGAAATTACTTCGACAACATTTCCAGGATCTTCTTCATGAACATATAATGCAACATATTGCTAAACCAGAAAACTGTTTGGAAGGATCCCCATTTTTGTTGAGCACTGTAGGTCTGGGTGAGACTCATGATAAATCCACTAGGCACTTACAAAGACAGGCTATGTATTTGTTTCTTAGCTTTTGCATATGTTTGGCTCACAATGGCAATGACAGTGCACTGCAATGTTCATGCAAGAGAGACGATCAAATGCTTGGTCACAAAGTTCTAGACTGCAGTGATCATTGTGACTGTTTTGCCTTATCAGAAATTTCAGACTGGTTTCAGAGATGTTTCTTAGATAAGATTTTTGGCTTCAAATCATCTACAGACAATGCTCTGTGCTTTCTGCAGTTATATATGGAGGAG GATGACATGCTGTTCAACGTTCTCTTACAACTTCTTGATGCTCCACTCATTTCCTCGAAAAT AGATAGCATGGAGAATAGATGGGCTTCTGAACTGATTGGTGGCAAACTGTTCTCGAGCATTTTTGACCCAGTTCATGTTTTCCATCTCTTGCTTTTATTG CTGCACTATGATCACTTGGTGCTTGTTGATTATCTGATATCTAAAGATGTAGGTGTGCATTGCGCACAGTATCTGTTAAG GTGCTTACGCCTGGTAACCCAATGTTGGCATTCTTTCACTGATGATTCAATTTATGAGGCAAAAATAGAGAAACTTAACTTTAAAAGGCAGAAGACCTTCAATGATGCAAATAGTAGCAGTGGTAGCTCAATTGAAGGCCCTAAGTTAGGTTCTGCATGTCATAAGAAAAGCAAAAACAAACACAAGCTTTTCCTAAATGCTAAAGCATGCCTCCTTTCATTGAAGAGAACACTGGAAGATCTTCATAGGAAGGGTCTGTTCCCTTACAATCCAAAGCCTCTCCTCAAGAG CTTGGCCAGGTTTGAGGAGCTTTGTGAGCAGGATTGA